A single region of the Arthrobacter sp. zg-Y20 genome encodes:
- a CDS encoding MFS transporter, producing MPAVPAAPPAGLRMIGSVVGFLVLVELTSGILQGYYTPMLTDIARHLGIDDGDVNWFESAQLMLSALAVPILAKLGDIYGHKRILLASTVLTAIASWGVAFAPDFWTFLAAWSLQGFYVVWLPMEIALIFSRLRQQPNRAVLTRKAAGILVGALELGVIGGALVGGMLVEQFAGMLWLTLSIPALAVTLCIFAVQFGVPESTALDGGTVDRTGFALLAFGLLTLTSGLTFLRINGPETWWAWAVLAAGAAVFIPFVRYESGRKDPLVDFAMLRSPAMWPVQLTAGLFGISVLGAQAPMSTFARTDPGQYGYGLGLEASQVSIIIGSYVLALLAGALLFPAAARRTTPRNTLVGAAVLVGVGYALFLPFHDTLPQTLANMVVAGLGSGALVAALPSAAAAAAPLNRTGMATGLTNTTKTIGGSFASAVFGIALASAAVDALSPAGATATAAPLEGYLTVWTVCSVTAFVAAAVLLMVPRLAFADPPLTAEEAAA from the coding sequence ATGCCGGCGGTGCCAGCCGCGCCGCCCGCCGGGCTGCGGATGATCGGCAGCGTCGTCGGCTTCCTGGTGCTGGTGGAACTGACCAGCGGCATCCTGCAGGGCTATTACACCCCCATGCTCACCGACATTGCCCGGCACCTGGGGATCGACGACGGCGATGTCAACTGGTTTGAATCCGCCCAGTTGATGCTCAGTGCCCTGGCTGTTCCCATCCTTGCGAAGCTGGGGGACATCTACGGCCACAAACGCATCCTGCTGGCCTCCACGGTGCTGACGGCCATCGCTTCCTGGGGCGTCGCATTTGCCCCGGATTTCTGGACCTTCCTGGCTGCCTGGTCGCTGCAGGGTTTCTACGTGGTCTGGCTGCCGATGGAAATCGCCCTGATCTTCAGCCGGCTGCGGCAGCAACCCAACCGCGCCGTGCTGACCCGCAAGGCGGCGGGGATCCTGGTGGGCGCGCTGGAACTGGGGGTCATCGGCGGCGCACTCGTGGGCGGGATGCTGGTGGAACAGTTCGCTGGCATGCTCTGGCTGACGCTTTCCATCCCGGCACTCGCTGTCACACTGTGCATTTTCGCCGTGCAGTTCGGGGTCCCTGAGTCCACCGCCCTGGACGGCGGCACCGTGGACCGGACGGGTTTTGCACTGCTCGCCTTCGGACTGCTGACGCTGACCTCGGGACTGACCTTCCTGCGGATCAACGGTCCGGAAACCTGGTGGGCCTGGGCTGTGCTGGCAGCCGGCGCGGCGGTTTTCATCCCGTTCGTCCGCTACGAGTCGGGGCGGAAGGATCCGCTGGTGGACTTCGCGATGCTGCGCAGTCCTGCCATGTGGCCGGTGCAGCTGACCGCCGGTCTGTTCGGCATCTCGGTGCTGGGAGCGCAGGCGCCCATGTCCACCTTCGCCCGCACCGACCCCGGCCAGTACGGCTACGGGCTAGGCCTGGAGGCCTCCCAGGTGTCCATCATTATCGGAAGCTATGTTCTGGCCCTGCTGGCCGGGGCGCTGCTCTTCCCGGCGGCGGCACGGCGGACCACCCCGCGCAATACCCTGGTGGGCGCGGCTGTGCTGGTCGGCGTCGGCTACGCCCTGTTCCTGCCCTTCCACGACACCCTGCCGCAGACGCTGGCGAACATGGTGGTGGCCGGGCTGGGATCCGGTGCCCTGGTGGCGGCGCTTCCGTCAGCTGCCGCGGCGGCAGCTCCGCTGAACCGGACCGGCATGGCCACCGGCCTGACCAACACCACCAAGACCATCGGCGGGTCCTTCGCCTCAGCAGTGTTCGGCATTGCCCTGGCCAGCGCGGCCGTGGATGCTCTGTCTCCGGCCGGTGCAACCGCCACTGCGGCACCGCTGGAGGGGTACCTGACGGTCTGGACGGTGTGCTCCGTGACGGCGTTCGTGGCGGCCGCGGTCCTGCTGATGGTGCCGCGGCTCGCATTTGCCGACCCGCCGTTGACGGCGGAGGAAGCGGCCGCCTGA
- a CDS encoding M20/M25/M40 family metallo-hydrolase yields MLSDTTPRTAPATALRTGLEAAPKLARLLTFRTVSSRVPEEMEPDQFVGFIAALPELFPRVHKELEVERINGLGLLYRWPGSDTSGNDTAGPATADPATGGSRGPVVLMAHYDVVPVEDPQQWDHPPFAGTVTETSICGRGALDDKGALAAVLEATEQLLAEGFAPQQDLYFSFGNNEETAGDTAAAAADLLARRGIRPWLVLDEGGAVASGAFPFVSAPLAVVGVAEKGILDVELATEDQGGHASTPNRMGATARLARAVVRLDRRPFPAALPDVTVEMIERLSGSAPLLPRLVLGKVRRLRPVLTRVFGLLGGEPNAMTRTTVAVTQLRGSKGSNVLATRATANANIRVAVGSSVESTLAHLRKIISDPKVSLRVVEGNEPSPVSATDNAQFALLEASIRSSFPDAVPVPYIMLGGTDARRFTNICDAVYRFAPFRMSAADRASIHADNEKIGIETFGEGILFYRTLMGAL; encoded by the coding sequence ATGCTTAGCGACACCACCCCACGCACAGCCCCTGCCACAGCACTGCGCACCGGCCTCGAGGCTGCTCCCAAACTGGCCCGTCTCCTGACCTTCCGAACGGTCTCTTCGCGCGTTCCCGAAGAGATGGAACCGGACCAGTTTGTTGGTTTCATCGCCGCCCTGCCCGAGCTGTTTCCCCGCGTCCACAAGGAGCTGGAAGTGGAGCGGATCAACGGCCTGGGCCTGCTGTACCGCTGGCCGGGCAGCGACACGTCGGGGAACGACACGGCAGGCCCCGCAACTGCAGACCCGGCAACCGGCGGCTCCCGGGGCCCGGTGGTCCTGATGGCGCACTACGACGTCGTCCCGGTTGAAGATCCGCAGCAGTGGGACCATCCGCCGTTCGCGGGCACCGTCACGGAGACGTCCATCTGCGGCCGCGGCGCCCTGGACGACAAGGGCGCCCTTGCCGCCGTCCTGGAAGCGACCGAACAGCTTCTCGCCGAGGGCTTTGCCCCGCAGCAGGACCTCTACTTCTCATTCGGCAACAACGAGGAAACTGCAGGCGACACCGCTGCCGCCGCCGCGGATCTGCTGGCCCGGCGCGGCATCCGTCCCTGGTTGGTGCTGGATGAGGGCGGCGCAGTGGCATCCGGAGCGTTTCCGTTCGTGTCCGCACCCCTGGCCGTGGTGGGCGTGGCCGAAAAGGGGATCCTCGACGTCGAACTGGCCACCGAGGACCAGGGCGGGCACGCCTCCACACCCAACCGGATGGGCGCGACGGCGAGGCTGGCCCGGGCGGTTGTCCGGCTGGACCGCCGTCCGTTCCCGGCGGCCCTGCCGGACGTCACCGTGGAAATGATCGAGCGGCTCTCCGGGTCCGCCCCGTTGCTTCCCCGGCTGGTGCTGGGCAAGGTGCGGCGCCTGCGACCGGTGCTGACCCGGGTGTTCGGGCTGCTCGGCGGCGAACCCAATGCCATGACCCGCACCACCGTGGCCGTCACCCAGCTGCGCGGCAGCAAGGGCTCCAACGTCCTGGCCACCCGGGCCACGGCCAACGCGAACATCCGGGTAGCCGTGGGCTCCAGCGTGGAGTCCACACTGGCACACCTGCGCAAAATCATCAGCGACCCGAAGGTGTCCCTGCGGGTGGTGGAAGGCAATGAGCCCTCCCCGGTATCCGCTACGGACAATGCCCAGTTCGCGCTGCTGGAGGCCAGCATCCGCAGCAGCTTTCCCGACGCCGTTCCGGTGCCCTACATCATGCTCGGCGGCACCGATGCCCGCCGGTTCACGAACATCTGCGACGCGGTGTACCGGTTCGCGCCGTTCCGGATGAGCGCCGCGGACCGGGCAAGCATCCACGCCGACAACGAAAAAATAGGCATCGAAACCTTCGGTGAGGGCATCTTGTTCTACCGCACCCTGATGGGCGCGCTCTGA
- a CDS encoding amino acid permease has translation MPQSALPSSTQAPAGAADSSAPRKMQPRHLVLMSLGSAIGTGLFVGSGAGIAAAGPAVLISFLIAGTMVILIMRMMGEMAAADPSSGAFSVYAEKALGRTAGTTVGWLWWFQIVIVIAAEATAAAAITASLVPGVEQWVLALAFIIAFTAVNLAGAASLGEFEYWFAILKVAAIIIFLGVGVAFIAGWLPGVASPGVDNLFNNGGFMPNGMTGVASGLLLVVFAFGGTEIITIAAADTEEPSKNIAAAISSVIWRILVFYIGSVLVMVTVLPWDSEALSTGPFVAVLHAAKVPGADTVMAVVIVIALLSAMNANLYGASRMAYSLGERGRAPAALGRLSSGGVPRRAVLASVAFGFIGVVLNYLYPDTVLMILLNLVGSSCLVVWGISIVSQIILRRRADAAGTELTFKMWAFPWLSYFALALLAGIVVLGFFDDAVRVQLLATAGLSAVLVLLAWRFEQRSARRRPAAGPAD, from the coding sequence ATGCCACAATCCGCCCTCCCGTCCAGCACCCAAGCGCCCGCCGGGGCTGCGGATTCCTCTGCGCCGCGGAAGATGCAGCCGCGCCACCTGGTGCTGATGAGCCTGGGCAGCGCCATCGGCACCGGATTATTTGTGGGTTCCGGCGCCGGCATTGCCGCTGCCGGACCGGCCGTGCTGATTTCCTTCCTGATCGCCGGCACCATGGTCATCCTCATCATGCGGATGATGGGGGAAATGGCCGCCGCAGACCCCAGCAGCGGGGCCTTCTCGGTCTACGCCGAAAAGGCGCTCGGGCGGACCGCGGGCACCACCGTCGGCTGGCTGTGGTGGTTCCAGATCGTGATCGTGATTGCCGCGGAAGCGACGGCGGCGGCGGCCATTACGGCGTCACTGGTCCCCGGCGTCGAACAGTGGGTCCTGGCACTGGCCTTCATCATTGCCTTCACCGCGGTCAATCTGGCCGGGGCGGCAAGCCTGGGTGAATTCGAGTATTGGTTCGCGATCCTCAAGGTAGCCGCCATCATCATTTTCCTGGGCGTCGGAGTAGCGTTCATTGCGGGCTGGCTGCCCGGCGTGGCGTCCCCGGGAGTGGACAACCTCTTCAACAACGGCGGGTTCATGCCCAACGGGATGACCGGCGTCGCCTCCGGGCTGCTGCTGGTGGTGTTCGCTTTCGGCGGCACCGAAATCATCACCATCGCCGCCGCAGACACTGAAGAACCGTCCAAAAACATCGCCGCCGCCATCAGCTCCGTGATCTGGCGGATCCTGGTCTTCTACATCGGCTCCGTGCTGGTGATGGTCACCGTCCTGCCCTGGGACAGTGAAGCGCTGAGCACCGGGCCGTTCGTGGCCGTGCTCCACGCTGCCAAGGTTCCCGGCGCCGATACCGTGATGGCAGTGGTGATCGTGATCGCCCTGCTCTCGGCGATGAACGCCAACCTCTACGGTGCCTCGCGGATGGCCTACTCGCTGGGCGAGCGCGGACGGGCCCCGGCAGCCCTTGGCCGCCTGAGCTCCGGCGGCGTTCCCCGCCGGGCCGTCCTGGCCTCCGTGGCGTTCGGCTTTATAGGCGTGGTGCTGAACTATCTCTACCCGGACACCGTGCTGATGATCCTGCTCAACCTGGTGGGCTCCAGCTGCCTGGTGGTTTGGGGCATCTCAATTGTTTCCCAGATCATCCTGAGGCGCCGGGCCGACGCGGCCGGCACCGAACTGACCTTCAAAATGTGGGCGTTCCCGTGGCTGTCCTACTTTGCCCTGGCCCTGCTGGCAGGCATTGTGGTCCTTGGTTTCTTCGACGACGCCGTGCGCGTCCAGCTGCTCGCAACGGCGGGACTGAGCGCCGTGCTGGTCCTGCTGGCGTGGCGGTTCG
- a CDS encoding Lrp/AsnC family transcriptional regulator produces the protein MPTDALDARIVTLFTDNPRMSVLEASRRLSVARATVQARLDRMQQTGVIAGWGPRIDAEALGYDVVAYCSLTIRQDTGHDAVVAALSRIPEIQEVHTVSGESDLLARVAARSNSDLQRVIDAIVATNTVLRTSSVIVLNTHFEGRMLPLLNAAAVPES, from the coding sequence ATGCCAACCGACGCGCTGGACGCCCGCATCGTGACCCTTTTCACCGACAACCCCCGGATGTCGGTGCTGGAGGCCTCCCGCCGGTTGTCCGTTGCCCGTGCCACTGTGCAGGCCCGCTTGGACCGGATGCAGCAGACCGGGGTGATCGCCGGCTGGGGTCCGCGGATCGACGCCGAGGCCCTGGGCTATGACGTGGTGGCGTACTGTTCGCTGACCATCCGCCAGGACACCGGCCATGATGCGGTGGTAGCCGCCCTGTCCCGCATCCCCGAGATCCAGGAAGTGCACACCGTATCGGGGGAGAGCGACCTGCTGGCGCGGGTGGCAGCACGCTCCAACTCGGACCTGCAGCGGGTGATCGATGCCATTGTGGCTACCAATACCGTGCTGCGGACCTCTTCGGTGATTGTGCTCAACACGCACTTTGAGGGCCGGATGCTGCCGCTGCTGAATGCGGCCGCCGTTCCCGAGAGCTGA